A single window of uncultured Methanospirillum sp. DNA harbors:
- a CDS encoding serine/threonine-protein kinase — protein sequence MGTPQQVQEYQAGIHGDKAPPIVILRTSNQSGSNQSEGIPAEIIIAPPNKNGSDGPRFFINGWDDEKNPDPSTYQGLMISPLMQILLSVGISLIILVLVTAAGLRIGSSYQYESCIRTRKWIGVGQILCSLLIVAAVWMIFTAQYNSRPDPYFLSTLYAFLGVQVYLAMSSLIQAISIFKNRPVPPVYHIHILFVFIAISLVLMSRVPFFPPLPTTILAISIFYLPGAILSLMTSQIIRRTADIGQFDPSLTLTRNQSVIHTEITSSFPEALRMRYEDVSIIGSGGVAVVYRAVRVRDGKQVALKIPFSPDETSGKTFLNEMAVWRELHHPCIVAIYDQNIFPIPYVEMEYMSRSLRDVTYPVAPERAVSIIGDIASALLYAHGKGVIHRDIKPGNVLLTSDGRAKLADWGLSRSLHRAEDTKNTSFSLFYATPEQLAPDMYGSGDQRTDIYQLGVLLYELLCGEPPYVKPGIGEIFMAIQKNQYRLPSECNESLARFDALIKKALKADPAERFPSVEEFIACLEKTKITGR from the coding sequence TTGGGTACCCCACAGCAGGTACAGGAATATCAGGCAGGAATTCACGGTGACAAGGCCCCACCAATTGTTATCCTCCGGACATCCAATCAATCAGGATCAAACCAGAGTGAAGGTATACCTGCAGAGATAATTATCGCTCCTCCAAACAAAAACGGATCTGATGGCCCACGGTTCTTCATCAATGGCTGGGACGATGAGAAAAATCCTGATCCCTCGACATATCAGGGACTCATGATCTCACCGTTGATGCAGATCCTTCTTTCTGTCGGGATCTCCCTGATAATATTGGTGCTTGTAACTGCAGCAGGTCTTCGGATTGGCTCCTCCTACCAGTATGAATCATGTATCAGGACACGGAAGTGGATAGGAGTAGGGCAGATACTCTGCTCACTCCTCATTGTAGCGGCAGTCTGGATGATATTTACGGCTCAATATAATTCCAGGCCTGATCCCTACTTCCTCTCAACGTTGTACGCATTTCTTGGGGTCCAGGTTTATCTGGCAATGTCATCTCTTATCCAGGCGATATCAATATTCAAAAACCGGCCGGTCCCTCCCGTTTACCACATTCACATCCTCTTCGTCTTCATCGCGATCAGTCTCGTCCTGATGTCAAGGGTTCCATTCTTCCCTCCTCTTCCGACAACCATCCTGGCTATCTCAATATTTTACCTGCCAGGTGCGATCCTCTCCCTCATGACAAGTCAGATCATCAGACGGACTGCTGATATCGGACAGTTCGATCCAAGCCTGACCCTGACAAGAAACCAGTCGGTCATTCATACCGAGATCACCTCGTCTTTTCCTGAAGCACTACGAATGCGGTACGAGGACGTTAGCATCATCGGGAGCGGTGGTGTTGCTGTTGTATACAGGGCTGTTCGGGTGAGAGATGGGAAGCAGGTGGCACTGAAGATACCATTCTCTCCTGATGAGACTAGTGGGAAGACGTTCCTGAACGAGATGGCAGTCTGGCGTGAACTGCATCATCCCTGCATCGTGGCCATCTACGACCAGAACATCTTCCCAATACCATATGTAGAGATGGAGTACATGAGCAGATCACTCCGGGATGTCACGTACCCGGTAGCACCAGAGCGGGCGGTCTCAATCATCGGGGATATCGCCTCTGCTCTCTTGTACGCTCATGGGAAAGGGGTAATTCACCGGGATATTAAACCGGGCAACGTGCTGCTTACGAGTGACGGCAGGGCTAAACTTGCAGACTGGGGGCTTTCACGATCGCTCCACCGTGCAGAGGATACAAAGAACACAAGTTTCTCACTCTTTTATGCAACTCCTGAGCAACTGGCCCCTGACATGTACGGAAGCGGTGATCAGCGGACAGATATCTATCAGCTCGGAGTTCTCCTATATGAACTGCTCTGCGGAGAACCTCCCTATGTAAAACCTGGTATAGGTGAGATCTTCATGGCAATCCAGAAGAACCAGTACCGGCTCCCCTCTGAATGTAATGAATCGCTAGCCCGTTTTGATGCTCTGATAAAAAAAGCACTCAAAGCTGATCCGGCAGAGCGGTTTCCATCAGTTGAGGAGTTTATCGCGTGCCTCGAGAAGACGAAGATAACCGGCAGATAA